In Lactococcus protaetiae, the genomic window TCACCACCAGAGCAGAAAGCTTCTTTGTCTTCACCTTTTCCGTGATTTGCTCCAGTCAAGATAATGACACCGACATTTGTATCATCACGTGCCACACTAAAGGCATCAATCATTTCAACCACCGTTTTTGGACGGAAAGCATTACGGACTTCTGGACGGTTAATCGTAATTTTTGCGATACCGTTGTATGTTTCATAGATAATATCTTCGTAGTTGCGATTAAGCGCAACCCAGTTAAATTTTGACATAAACTTTTCCTTTTATTAGTATTTTTTTATCGAAGTAAGTGCGTGCTATCTCCGCCCTTTGGGCTACGCGATGAAGTCAAGACTTATTCAGTGGGAGTTTCGTAAAACATTTGTCCATTTTCTCTAGTCGCTATCTTCGCTGCGCTACGCTGTCCGTTTGCTTAGCTGCTAAAGCAGCAAGAGCAAAAGGCAATTCGACTGATAAAAGGGCAACTCACCACTGAATTTAGTCGGACGAAATTCAAAGATTACCATTCCGACTAGGTGCTTCAGCACCTTAGCGAGGATGGACAGTGTAGCGAAGTGGAGATGACAAAAAATCATTCCTTTTCATTATAACACAAATATTCTGTCAGTATTTTATTGTAAATCTCAGGATTTTCCAGATGGATATTATGGCCAACATGCTCAATATTGACTGTTTTAACATGAAGATAGGGAGCAAAAATTTCTCTTGCAATCTGAGTATATTTGGTATCCAATGTTCCCGAAAGATAAAGGAGCTCTGTGTTTATTTTATCAATTTTATCAGAAACATCTTTAAGTTGACCTTGTCCAGTTGCACGCAGTGTGTTAGCAAGTGCGTGAGGAGCATTTGCAGCGCGACGTTGCCAGATTTGCTGCTGTAAGCGCTCTGACAGCTTTTTTTGACTATCAAAAAGGGCTAAATTTCCCCAGAAATCAGCAAACCAATTTGAGCCATTTGTAAGAATCTTTTGAGCGAGCGCCTCATCAGAAATTCGCCGCTTTTCACGTTCAATATCTGATGCCAATCCACTTCCTGTTGATTCTAAAATTAAATGCTCGACAGGAGCTAATGGAAAAGCAAGACAATAGCGTAGCGCCATCCGCCTCCCATTGAATAGCCAAGAAGACTAAAAGGTTTTCCGTCAGCATACTGACAGAAAAGTTGATGAAGGGCTGTCAGTATATTTTCGAGTCTATAAGGTAAAAGCGTGCGAGGTTTTGATGAACGTCCGTGTCCGATAAGGTCAATGGCAAAAATCTGATAGCCTGAAACATCAAGCAAATCCCACGTGCTAGAGTCCTCCGAGAAACCATGAAGTGCAAAAAGAGGTTTGCCGCTGCCATGAGTTTTTACCGCGTATTTTAAGCCGTTAATTTCAAAAATTTGTTCAGTAAAATTCATTTTTCAGTGTATTTCTTATGAAGTGTAAGACTAAGGTCTTTATCCGTTTTAATTTCCAGCAAATGAATACCGCTGGTTGCGACAGAATTCTTGAAAATTTGGTCAAAATCGTCATAACTATCAATCAAATGATAATCCAAACCTGTCAGTACTGACAAAGCTGAAAAATCTAGCCCATGAGGTGTGGAAAAAAGATAATCAAAATTCGGAACACCTTTTTGCGCCAAATGATGAAAAATTCCACCACCATCATTGTTGAAAAGGACAATCGTTAGATTAAGTGCGTGAGTTTTACCAATGATTAGACCATTGAGGTCATGGAGCATTGATAAATCGCCAGTTAAAAGAATGGTAGGACGGCCAGTGGTTGACAAACCAAGTGCCGTTGACTCTGTACCGTCA contains:
- a CDS encoding alpha/beta fold hydrolase, whose amino-acid sequence is MNFTEQIFEINGLKYAVKTHGSGKPLFALHGFSEDSSTWDLLDVSGYQIFAIDLIGHGRSSKPRTLLPYRLENILTALHQLFCQYADGKPFSLLGYSMGGGWRYAIVLLFH